Genomic DNA from Roseburia intestinalis L1-82:
CATTTGTCATCCATCCCAATCCTTCCTCGTTTTTTAATATCTCTAGCCATGTAGGAATGTTCTTAGTTTTTAATTCAATCTGAGTAAGCCAATATTGCCTTTTTTCTTCTGGAATATATGTATTAATAATCTGCTCTCTCAGACTATATTCCTTCCACTCTCTTCTTCTCTGTTCTATAAAATTTTTCCAATAATCATCTGAAATATCTGATCTTTTCTTCAGCCCCTCCCGTTCCCAAATCTGCCACTTTAATGTTGCTAACATATCCCGCAATTCACAATTCAATTTTTTCTTATTTATGTTTTTACCTGTTACTTCAATAGTTTTCCCCATGTTAATAACAAATCTCTTATCATATTGTTCTATAGCAATTGGGCAAATGGATGCACCTGTTTCAATTGCACTGTAGACCGCACCGTATGCAATATCATTTACAATCGAATTTTCCGAAAGATTCCATGTCCCTTCCGGAAAAATCATAATATTAGCACCACACCTGAGCAAACGAATCATTATCTCTTTTGTATTCATCTTATCTGCTTTATCTCTTTCATCCACATAAACGATTCCATTTGCTTTTAATATAATTCCATTCAAACCTCTGCTTAAATTTTTATAATCTGCAGCTATTACATAAAATTGTTCCTGTATCTGCTCATTTACAATCTCAAAATCCCATTTTCCTATATGAGTTACCACGAAAATAATTGGTTTATTATGAAAAGCAGACTTTTCATTCATTATCTTGTATGATAATTAGGAAGTTAATTATCACATATTTCCTTTCTTTTAATATCGTGGTTCAATACAATTCAGATACTATGGACTTTTGATTTGTTTTCTGTAGCTTGACTACTCAACTGGAGTGTATTGCCACTACCTTTATCTGAATTGTTTATTAGCTGGATGTTGCCGGAGTGTTTTTCACTCAGAGTACTTATTTCTATCAAGTCTACGATGATAATCGTTGGTGGACATCATGGTATCAGACTTTAGGAAAGGGAGGTACAACCTCATGAAAATTTACGTAGGCATTGATATTGCCAAACTTAATCATTTCGCCGCTGCGATTTCTTCCGACGGTGAAATAATCATTGAGCCGTTCAAATTCACAAATGACGCTGATGGCTTCCAACTGCTGGTCTCTAAACTCGAATCATTCGATAAGAACAGCCTCATCATCGGTCTTGAGTCAACGGCACACTACGGTGACAACCTTGTTCGATACCTTGTTACTGAGCTTTACCAAGTGTGTGTGTTGAACCCCATCAAAACCTGTCAAATGCGAAAAAATAACGTTCGCAAAACTAAGACAGATAAGGTCGGCACTTACGTGATTGCTAAAACTCTTATGATGCAGGACAACCTCAGATTCGTCAGCTTCTTCGATCTCGATATGATGGATCTTAAGGCATTGGGACGTTTCCGTCAGAAAACCATAAAGCAACGTACCCGATTGAAAATTCAACTGACAACCTATGTTGATCAGGTCTTTCCGGAGATTCAATACTTTTTCAAATCCGGTCTGCATCAACACGCTGTCTATGCTTTATTAAAAGAAGCACCTTCTCCAAAAGAGATTGCTTCCATGCATATGACTCATCTGGCAAATCTGCTCAAAGTGAACTCACACGGACACTTTACCAAAGAACAGGCCAAAGAATTAAGAGTTCTCGCACAGAAGTCTGTCGGTGCTAACGACAGCGCTATATCTATTCAGATAACTCAAACCATTCAACAAATCGAGTTACTGGATAGCCAATTAGAAAAGATTGAAGCTGAGATGACGGATATCATGAAATTCAACGATTCTGTCATCATGACCATTCCTGGTATCGGTTATATCAATGGTGGAATGATTCTTGGTGAAATAGGTGATATTCACCGTTTCTCCAATCCAAACAAGCTGCTTGCTTTTGCTGGTCTGGATCCTTCTGTTTATCAGTCTGGTAACTTTCAGGCTAAGACAACAAGGATGTCCAAACGTGGCTCTCGTGTATTACGATATGCCCTTGTAAATGCAGCTTGGAACGTTGTCAGAAACAACGCAACCTTCAAGGCTTATTATGATGCCAAGAGGGCTGAAGGCCGGTCTCATTACAATGCACTTGGGCATTGTTCCGGCAAACTTGTCAGAGTCATCTGGAAGATGCTCACCGACAATGTCGAATTTAACCTCAAATAAGAGGTCTGTATACCAATATCGATAGATTTTGAAAAAGCACCCTAAGGGAGCTCTATTAAAGTTACCCTTTTTTACCACCGATATGAAAAAGAAATTTTTTACTAATCTATGGTTGACTTTTCATAGCTGGTCTCCTTCTCTAAGTAATTTATTGCAACGGGGCAGCGAAAATCTCAAATTGGTATGCAGGCACATTTCTTATCCAACCCGCTTTTTATGTGCTTTCATTTTCTTCATCGCCCAATCATAATGACTGCTTGTATTACTGATAAAATAATTTCCAATACAGCTTCCGCCCACCCATGGATAATAAGTCCTGGTAAAAAGTTCTTCCTGTGAAAACGTATCTAATGCCTCCATCACTCTTTTGTGTGAATCCTTAAACCGTTCGAGTGCCTCTTCTTCGGAAATATTCTGACAGCGCCGAAAGAATACCATATTCATATCACCATACGTTTTCCAGTTATATCCTTCCAGCAGGAATGGCTTATTGCTGCCGTTTTCACGGTTTTTGATCCATTCTAAAAGCAGCAGATGCCACTCATTCAGATGCATCAGTACGTCTCTTAAATTTCTATCACGTCTCCAGTGTGCTTCCTTTTTCTTTTCATCATCCAGAAAATCATACGGTGCACTTTTCTCCGCTTCTGTTCTCCGTTCAATCATAGAAAGCAGTTTCTCATAATTTGTGTTTGCAGCCTCTATTAACTCCTGTTTATTTTTCGGTCTTGCCATTTTCAATCCCTCCATTTTAGCACGGCAGCTATATATCATGTTTAGCATAACATCTTTCAACACATATGAACAGACTTCGACCAGAAACTTCGTATGAAATAAATTTTCTTATTTTCATACAACGGCACAAAACAGCCTCGGCTTAGTGCAATTTTCCACTCAAAAAACTGAAAACCACCATTTGATATCCAAATCCACATACCTCACACAAAAAGCCAGCCCAGTCTGCATCATCTGCAGCCTGGACTGGCTTTCTTCACGTTCTCATATTTGGATAGTGATTAAACTAACTCAAGTAATACCTCTAAAGCGCCATCACCTTTACGCTGACCAATCTTTACGATTCTTGTGTAACCACCGTTACGGTCTGCATATTTCGGAGCGATCTCATCGAATAATTTAGCAACAAGATCAACTTCTTTGGTGTTTTTCTTTCTTCCGGCAGCTTCAGTCGGAACTTCTTTTACGGTGTAGAGAACTTTTAACATCTCTCTACGAGCATGAAGACGGGATGGCTTATCTTTCTTGATAGTCTTCTCAACTTCATCGTATACAGTAACTTTCTTACCGTCTACAACTTCTTTTACTCTCTTACCGTCTTTATCTTTGCGGGCAACTTTTGCTTTTACAGTAACTTCTTCATAGTTGTCTTTCTCTTTTACTGCTAAAGCAATGATTCCCTCAGCGATTTTGCGAACCTCTTTTGCTTTTGCTTCTGTGGTAACAATCTTACCATTGTTTAATAATGCTGTTACCTGACCTCTTAATAAAGCTTTTCTCTGGCTAGAGGTTCTGCTTAATTTACGATACTTTGCCATTTTTAATATCCTCCATTTTGTGGAACATCCGGCCACGCGCTTTGGACTTACTTACCGGACGCCATATTCTTGTTTCGGAGTGACTCTGTGATACCGCACAGTGCCATTCCAAGTGCCACTCATGATCCGTGTGTCAGAATCTCGTCTGCCTCATCCCTCTGACTGTCTCTGACGCATTTCCTCGTCAGGCATATCAGAGCAACAAATGCATACACTCTGCACACCAGACATACTCCATGCCGCATGGTCTTACTGTTTCTGCCTGTATCGGGGAATGTAAAGCGCTCGCTTTACTC
This window encodes:
- a CDS encoding lysophospholipid acyltransferase family protein — translated: MNEKSAFHNKPIIFVVTHIGKWDFEIVNEQIQEQFYVIAADYKNLSRGLNGIILKANGIVYVDERDKADKMNTKEIMIRLLRCGANIMIFPEGTWNLSENSIVNDIAYGAVYSAIETGASICPIAIEQYDKRFVINMGKTIEVTGKNINKKKLNCELRDMLATLKWQIWEREGLKKRSDISDDYWKNFIEQRRREWKEYSLREQIINTYIPEEKRQYWLTQIELKTKNIPTWLEILKNEEGLGWMTNDNL
- a CDS encoding IS110 family RNA-guided transposase → MKIYVGIDIAKLNHFAAAISSDGEIIIEPFKFTNDADGFQLLVSKLESFDKNSLIIGLESTAHYGDNLVRYLVTELYQVCVLNPIKTCQMRKNNVRKTKTDKVGTYVIAKTLMMQDNLRFVSFFDLDMMDLKALGRFRQKTIKQRTRLKIQLTTYVDQVFPEIQYFFKSGLHQHAVYALLKEAPSPKEIASMHMTHLANLLKVNSHGHFTKEQAKELRVLAQKSVGANDSAISIQITQTIQQIELLDSQLEKIEAEMTDIMKFNDSVIMTIPGIGYINGGMILGEIGDIHRFSNPNKLLAFAGLDPSVYQSGNFQAKTTRMSKRGSRVLRYALVNAAWNVVRNNATFKAYYDAKRAEGRSHYNALGHCSGKLVRVIWKMLTDNVEFNLK
- a CDS encoding ClbS/DfsB family four-helix bundle protein gives rise to the protein MARPKNKQELIEAANTNYEKLLSMIERRTEAEKSAPYDFLDDEKKKEAHWRRDRNLRDVLMHLNEWHLLLLEWIKNRENGSNKPFLLEGYNWKTYGDMNMVFFRRCQNISEEEALERFKDSHKRVMEALDTFSQEELFTRTYYPWVGGSCIGNYFISNTSSHYDWAMKKMKAHKKRVG
- a CDS encoding bL17 family ribosomal protein, producing the protein MAKYRKLSRTSSQRKALLRGQVTALLNNGKIVTTEAKAKEVRKIAEGIIALAVKEKDNYEEVTVKAKVARKDKDGKRVKEVVDGKKVTVYDEVEKTIKKDKPSRLHARREMLKVLYTVKEVPTEAAGRKKNTKEVDLVAKLFDEIAPKYADRNGGYTRIVKIGQRKGDGALEVLLELV